In Streptomyces ambofaciens ATCC 23877, a single genomic region encodes these proteins:
- the rpsN gene encoding 30S ribosomal protein S14 has translation MAKKSKIAKNRRRQETVERYAARRAELKEIVRRPSTTEAERFAAQRELRRQPRDAARTRVRNRDQIDGRPRGYFRAFGLSRVNLREQAHAGHLPGVRKSSW, from the coding sequence ATGGCGAAGAAGAGCAAGATCGCGAAGAACCGGCGGCGCCAGGAGACCGTCGAGCGGTACGCCGCGCGCCGGGCCGAGCTGAAGGAGATCGTCCGCCGGCCGTCCACCACGGAGGCCGAACGGTTCGCCGCCCAGCGGGAACTGCGCCGGCAGCCCCGCGACGCCGCCCGCACGCGCGTGCGCAACCGCGACCAGATCGACGGGCGCCCGCGCGGGTACTTCCGCGCCTTCGGGCTGTCCCGGGTGAACCTGCGCGAGCAGGCACACGCCGGACATCTCCCGGGAGTGCGCAAGTCGTCCTGGTAG
- the rpmB gene encoding 50S ribosomal protein L28 codes for MSAHCMLTGTRPGFGNRISHSHRRTSRRFDPNIQTKRYWLPSESRHVRLRLSTKAIRTVDAIGVEAAVARIRARGVRV; via the coding sequence GTGTCCGCCCACTGCATGCTGACCGGCACCCGGCCGGGTTTCGGCAACCGCATCTCCCACTCCCACCGGCGGACCTCCCGCCGTTTCGACCCCAACATCCAGACGAAGCGCTACTGGCTGCCGAGCGAGAGCCGGCACGTACGGCTGCGGCTGAGCACGAAGGCGATCAGGACCGTCGACGCGATCGGCGTCGAGGCGGCCGTGGCGCGCATCCGCGCGCGGGGGGTGAGGGTCTGA
- the rpmG gene encoding 50S ribosomal protein L33, translating to MARNELRPVIRLRSTAGTGFTYVTRKNRRNDPDRLTLHKYDPVAGRHVDFREER from the coding sequence ATGGCACGCAACGAACTCCGCCCGGTCATCAGACTCCGGTCCACCGCCGGGACCGGTTTCACCTACGTCACCCGCAAGAACCGCCGCAACGACCCGGACCGGCTGACCCTGCACAAGTACGACCCGGTCGCCGGTCGCCACGTCGACTTCCGAGAGGAGCGCTGA
- a CDS encoding type B 50S ribosomal protein L31: protein MRKGIHPEYRPVVFRDRAAGHAFLTRSTMTGERTVEWEDGHTYPVVDVEISDVSHPFHTGTARVLDTAGRVERFERRFGKRGGA from the coding sequence GTGCGCAAGGGAATCCACCCCGAGTACCGTCCGGTCGTCTTCCGCGACCGCGCCGCCGGACACGCCTTCCTCACCCGGTCGACCATGACCGGCGAGCGCACCGTGGAGTGGGAGGACGGCCACACCTACCCCGTGGTCGACGTCGAGATCTCCGACGTCAGCCACCCCTTCCACACCGGCACCGCACGCGTCCTGGACACCGCCGGCCGGGTGGAGCGCTTCGAGCGGCGGTTCGGGAAGCGGGGCGGGGCATGA
- a CDS encoding CobW family GTP-binding protein produces the protein MSPAVRLPVVVVGGLHADARRAAVARLLADVPGSVVLHHDLATAAAGTVVRTLRDATGVLSAGETTLVDDCACCALREDLVPELERLADAGGTPLAVVELWDSVEPKAMAEVVTAGGFTVTGVITAVDPALVLPYLGNGDDLAEGGLAAAATDRRTVADTFARQLEYAPVLALADSPEADDEDLELLAQLHPTARRVPLGSPSSALARAALAGFDVEAAAAAQHPACALLPAEADAHGVTTLVWHRRRPFHPERLYAALEDLTCAAARSRGRFWLADRADTLLHWDAAGGALCVEGAGPWLASLPDAAWELVPPVRRAAAAIDWHPEHGDRCQHLVFTSPGLDRDGLERLLESCLLTDAEYAAGQAAWRRLPSAFDNLLEV, from the coding sequence ATGAGCCCGGCGGTGCGGCTGCCGGTGGTCGTCGTCGGCGGTCTGCACGCCGACGCCCGCAGGGCGGCCGTGGCTCGGCTGCTGGCCGACGTGCCCGGCAGCGTCGTCCTCCACCACGACCTGGCGACGGCCGCCGCGGGAACGGTCGTACGGACCCTGCGGGACGCCACCGGCGTCCTCTCCGCCGGCGAGACGACCCTGGTCGACGACTGCGCCTGCTGCGCGCTGCGCGAGGACCTCGTCCCCGAGCTGGAGCGACTCGCGGACGCCGGAGGCACCCCGCTGGCGGTCGTCGAGCTGTGGGACTCCGTCGAGCCCAAGGCGATGGCGGAGGTGGTGACGGCCGGCGGCTTCACCGTCACCGGCGTGATCACCGCCGTCGACCCGGCCCTGGTGCTGCCGTACCTGGGCAACGGCGACGACCTCGCCGAGGGCGGCCTCGCCGCCGCGGCCACCGACCGGCGCACCGTCGCCGACACCTTCGCGCGGCAGCTGGAGTACGCCCCCGTCCTGGCCCTCGCCGACTCCCCGGAGGCCGACGACGAGGACCTCGAACTGCTGGCCCAGCTGCACCCGACGGCCCGCCGGGTACCCCTCGGGTCCCCCTCCTCCGCGCTGGCCCGCGCGGCGCTCGCCGGCTTCGACGTGGAGGCCGCGGCAGCCGCCCAGCACCCGGCCTGCGCCCTGTTGCCCGCCGAGGCCGACGCGCACGGTGTCACCACCCTCGTGTGGCACCGCCGCCGCCCCTTCCACCCGGAACGCCTGTACGCGGCGCTGGAGGACCTGACCTGTGCCGCCGCCCGCAGCCGGGGCCGGTTCTGGCTCGCCGACAGGGCGGACACGCTGCTGCACTGGGACGCCGCCGGCGGTGCCCTGTGCGTGGAGGGCGCGGGACCCTGGCTCGCGTCGCTCCCTGACGCCGCCTGGGAGCTGGTCCCGCCCGTGCGCCGCGCGGCCGCCGCGATCGACTGGCACCCCGAGCACGGCGACCGCTGCCAGCACCTGGTCTTCACGTCCCCCGGCCTCGACCGCGACGGCCTGGAACGGCTCCTGGAGAGCTGTCTGCTGACCGACGCCGAGTACGCCGCCGGCCAGGCCGCCTGGCGGCGCCTGCCGTCCGCCTTCGACAACCTCCTGGAGGTCTGA
- the rpsR gene encoding 30S ribosomal protein S18 yields the protein MPRNSDRTPRNSDRKPVGRRSDPLDRAGVTYIDYKDTDLLRQFVSDRGRIRGRRATRVTSQQQRQLARAIKNAREMALLPHATR from the coding sequence ATGCCCCGCAACAGCGACCGAACGCCCCGCAACAGCGACCGGAAGCCCGTCGGCCGGCGGTCCGATCCGCTGGACCGGGCCGGAGTGACGTACATCGACTACAAGGACACCGATCTGCTGCGGCAGTTCGTCTCCGACCGCGGCAGGATCCGCGGTCGGCGCGCCACCCGCGTGACGTCCCAGCAGCAGCGGCAGCTGGCCAGGGCGATCAAGAACGCACGCGAGATGGCCCTGCTGCCCCACGCCACGCGCTGA
- a CDS encoding DUF397 domain-containing protein, whose product MDHDVYDVDDASGVYNGMAATLLHDVAWQKSRHSNSQGSCVEFARLPDGGVAMRNSRFPDGPALVYTRAEIEAMLLGVKDGEFDHLVAS is encoded by the coding sequence GTGGACCACGACGTGTACGACGTTGACGACGCGTCCGGCGTGTACAACGGCATGGCCGCCACGCTGCTGCACGACGTGGCCTGGCAGAAGAGTCGCCACAGCAACTCGCAGGGCTCCTGTGTGGAGTTCGCGCGGCTGCCCGACGGTGGCGTGGCCATGCGCAACTCCCGCTTCCCCGACGGGCCCGCGCTGGTCTACACGCGTGCCGAGATCGAGGCCATGCTGCTGGGCGTCAAGGACGGCGAGTTCGACCACCTGGTCGCGAGCTGA